In Nitrospirota bacterium, the genomic window TCTGGCCTCCGCCAGTTTCTGACGCCCGGCCAGGACCACGGCAAGATTGTAATGGATGTTCGGCTGATCACCCCACTCCTCAGCCGCCTTCTTCAAATATATTTCTGTATGCTCAAGGTCCCCTTTCTGGCTGTATAGGATAGCAAGGTCATTCCAGATAGCGGCCCTTCCAGGATCAATCCTCAGGGCCATCTCATATTCTGTTATGGCCTGGTCCGTCTTCCCCAGCAACTGATAAGTCCGGCCAAGATTGACACGGATAAAATAACTGTTCGGGTCAATGGCAAGCCCTTTCTCTGCAGCCTCAGCAGACAGGAAGAGGTCTCCACGCTCCCTGTAGGCATTTGTAAGTCCTGCCCAGGCGAGACCTGAGCGGGGCGCCTTTTCCACAGTGTCCTTCCATAGCAAGACACTGTCCCCCCAGACCATATTGCGGGAAATAGTTAATGTCCCATACACAACAATCAGAACTGCCAGTA contains:
- a CDS encoding tetratricopeptide repeat protein, which translates into the protein MLWKDTVEKAPRSGLAWAGLTNAYRERGDLFLSAEAAEKGLAIDPNSYFIRVNLGRTYQLLGKTDQAITEYEMALRIDPGRAAIWNDLAILYSQKGDLEHTEIYLKKAAEEWGDQPNIHYNLAVVLAGRQKLAEAREEFIRAIRLYPGYLQARYELGETLEKLGRPDEADEQYREIIRISSSGADHWSSVLGQDRRLAKMIVQKAAQRLARNSRSK